A window of the Planococcus citri chromosome 4, ihPlaCitr1.1, whole genome shotgun sequence genome harbors these coding sequences:
- the LOC135844112 gene encoding uncharacterized protein LOC135844112, with the protein MKIHGFLKWVEIAAFVTFARITNGQYYPGYYSRTYGVAPPSHYDYYRHKHVPYQQHPSNYLIPYPKPSKPHFGKEYVFNGPPLPPFQRPEAPPSSPPQGNTPNSTSSPANRDNRFLSIFTVVQFPKDTCTTSSGDSGTCMSPPDCLQRGGLPTTPCANNFGICCVFMASCGQTVSQNGTYFINKGFPAGYNGTGSCQLTINKMHPDICQYRLDFDQFSITGPEPENHICNYDHFIVSGTNPVPGICGFNTGNHMYVDAGLGHVGPVLLTMITNGPEFSRNWKIKITQIPCNSNFRAEDGCLQYFTGIAGTIKSFNYEPAIGLHLSNQDYSICIRAERNFCGIQYTQCIDAVNNRTHSFSLTGNTVGQNSVASSVGSVGGNACNMDWLIIPCVSNVGKLNNGQSTCVDRLCGGTMNADISTIPATIYSSVKPFRLFFHTNNVELPHDMGNRGFCLNYVQQPCGNNVSP; encoded by the exons ATGAAG ATCCACGGATTCCTCAAATGGGTGGAAATTGCTGCGTTCGTGACTTTTGCTCGAATTACCAATGGTCAATATTATCCGGGGTATTATTCCAGGACTTACGGGGTTGCTCCACCTTCGCATTACGATTATTATCGACACAAG CATGTTCCGTATCAGCAACATCCATCGAATTACTTGATACCGTATCCGAAACCTTCGAAACCACATTTTGGTAAAGAGTACGTGTTCAATGGGCCCCCCTTACCACCTTTCCAGAGACCTGAAGCACCTCCATCATCTCCACCTCAGGGTAATACCCCGAACAGTACTTCGTCTCCGGCGAATAGAGATAATAGAT TTTTGTCTATATTTACGGTGGTGCAATTCCCAAAGGATACGTGTACTACTTCGAGTGGCGATAGCGGGACCTGTATGAGCCCTCCGGACTGCCTGCAGCGTGGTGGATTGCCTACTACCCCTTGTGCCAATAATTTTGGGATTTGTTGCGTTT TTATGGCCTCTTGCGGTCAAACGGTTAGCCAAAATGGGACGTATTTCATCAATAAAGGATTTCCAGCCGGATACAATGGTACCGGATCTTGCCAGTTGACTATTAATAAAATGCATCCGGATATTTGCCAGTATAG ATTAGACTTCGATCAATTCTCCATCACGGGTCCAGAACCGGAGAATCATATTTGTAATTACGACCATTTCATCGTCTCTGGTACTAATCCGGTACCTGGAATTTGCGGATTTAATACGGGGAATCATA TGTACGTTGATGCTGGATTGGGACACGTTGGTCCTGTACTTTTGACAATGATCACCAATGGTCCTGAATTTTCACGtaattggaaaatcaaaataactcaAATACCTTGCAATAGTAATTTTAGAG CCGAAGACGGATGCTTACAGTATTTCACCGGAATCGCCGGTACCATTAAATCGTTCAATTACGAGCCAGCTATCGGACTGCATTTGTCGAATCAAGATTACAGTATTTGTATCAGAGCGGAGAGGAATTTTTGTGGCATACAGTATACTCAATGCATTGATGCTG TCAATAATCGTACACATTCGTTCTCGTTGACTGGAAACACGGTGGGACAAAACTCGGTGGCCTCTTCTGTAGGCAGTGTTGGTGGCAATGCGTGCAATATGGATTGGTTAATCATACCGTGTGTCTCGAATGTTGGTAAACTAAACAATGGCCAGTCGACCTGCGTGGATAGATTATGCGGAGGCACGATGAACGCCGATATTTCCACCATTCCTGCGACTATTTACA